The genomic region GGCTGATAGACCGGAGATGGAGTTGATTACGCGATCGCTTAATAATAATGACAAATTATTTCTTTTAAAACACTCTTCTAGAATGTCTCGAATTTGATTAACTGTTGGTAATGGGTATATAACTGAAGGTAATAAGGAATTTAGGTGTGTGGGTAACTCTAACTCTTCAATGTCTAATAATATTAAATATTTATTACTAGAGAGTTTGAAGTTATCCAGTGTGTCTAACAGAAATGTTGTTAGAGTCTCTCGTTTCGTCTTAATTTCATCGTGTAATAAAGCTCCTATATTTTCGAGACAAAATATTCCTTTATCGAAATCGTTTTGTAACCCCTCGAACAAGTTTTGTAATGTGGTTAATTTCTGTTTATAACCCTCCTTGTTAACTAATTCTTTAGTGGCTAAATTCCAGTAATAAACAGAAATATTTAAATCCGATGATAACTGTTGTAAAAACTCCTGTTTTACCTTGCTTCTCTCCAAAGTGGGAAAGCTAAGATAAGCTCCCTTGAAGCATTTTAAATTATTAATAAGTTCTTTGTGCATTATAACTCCTCATCCTAAATTGATTAATTAAGTTGGCATTGACATAGAAATATTAGGCGATCCCCCAGCACTCGCGTTGAGATCACAAGCTTTTTTGAACTGGTTATTCAATAATTGACCCTTTGACTGCGCTCAGGGTAAACAATGGATAATGGATAATTACCTCTTCATCTTTAAACCTTGTCGTTAACGACGGGATCTCATTAAGAGGATTGAAACCGGGGAAAATTTTTGTTGATTTTTCTTGAAAGAAATTCATAGGTTTTAAACCAAATTAATTAATTATCAATTATCCATTGATAATTAGCGTCCTCTTCCCCTCCCTCTGGAACTAGAGACATTATTAGTCTGTTGCCTTGCTTGTTGCATGATTTTGTTGTCTATTTCTTTTTGGATTCTTAAATGTTTTTCTAAAAAATCCAAATCATGACTAGACATTTCATTGACCATACCATCAGCATCTCGTTGAAAAATTAGCTTGGGCTTCTGTTCGTCCTGGGTTTTTCTAGAAATATCGATAGCACCATCGGGTGAAACATTGATGAAATATTTAATGTCTTTTCCGACATCCATCGAGGTCGCATCATGTTGCTTCGCCAATATCCTCAATTCATTGACAATGGTATTAGTTCGATGATCTCTAAGAATAGCGACTCGATCGATATTATTAAAATCTTCAGTAACTGTCCCCTCGTTCAGGGAATTCTTTAGGTCTTTTATTGCGCCTAAATCTTTTTGAGTTAGGTCAGATTGGACAACAAATGCACGACCGAAACTATTTTTTTGGAAGCTTAAAAGTGCTTTTCCTGTGTTATCCTCCAGTTTAAATTGATTCCCATCCCGCCGTATCGTATAGTCATTTCCCTGATAAATCTTATCGCCCCTGGCTGCGTTTTTCTGCCATAGTTTAAGGATAGTATTAGCAGCATTTTGCTCTTCTTTACGCGATTTCCAAAGCTCCCAAATTCCTCCAGGCTGTTTAGATGCTTTTTGCCACCATTGATAATCACGGGGTTTTTTTAACCTTTCTTTGAGTGCTTCGTCAACCGCTTGTTGAACTTCATCTTTAAAACCCGCTCTTACCTGAGTTTTCATTTCTTCGCGGAAAACGATAAGATCCTTAATCAATAAACTGAGAATATCTGGATTTCCTTGTGCTTTAGTTTCTATTGCTTTAGAAAATACAGGACTTTCTTTCCGTTGCTGAGAGTTTACTTGTTGTTGAGGACTTGAAAAATTAGCATTAACTTCTACTTTCCCTTCCTTATCAGTTTTAAAAAGAGTAAAATTTTTGTCTTCTTTGTGAAATTTAACCTCAACATTTTGTAATCCTTTAATTTGTTGCCCAGGTTGTCCGAGTTGATGAGCCATTTGTAGTTGTCCATCGAGAAAAGGATTTAAATTATTAACCTCCTTTCCCTCATCAGTTTTTCCCTTAATTAAGTTTCCATTTTGCCAAATTTGTATAAAGGAAATTATTTCGCTTAATTCGTCTTTTTCTTCAGATTTAGCAGTATTTTTTTGATTTTCTTGTTGTTTATTGTCCTGTTGTAGCTTCTCTTTTTTGCCGTTTAATTGGTTGCTATCTATTGCTACTTGATTACTTTTTCCATTTGTTTCGTTTTCTTTTGTCATATTGTCTGTTGTTTGTTGACTACTTTGATTTTCCTTGGGTTCCTTGTCTTCTTTCTTCTCTTTTTCCTCTTGTTGCTTTAGTGCTTGCATTTGCAAAATAGTCTGAGCAAAAGCCATTAACGCGCTTTGCGCCTGCTGAACATGAGATTCACTGACTGGGGTTACTGTCATAATCAATTACCTTCCTATTGGATTCAAAACACCTTTCAAATTTTGTACACGATTAAATAGAACCTTTTCATTAAGCCCGGGTTTTTCGAGAAAATAAGCTAAAACTCCGTTAAGATATAATGCTATATACTCAAAAACATGATCGTCATAACGATTTAGTTCAAAACTCCCTAATGGAGTAGAACCACCCATAATTCCTTCTTGATCAAAAAACTCAACAGTTTCAATCTCCATGTCTGCTGGAAAGGGGGGGAGTTCTTCTTGCTGTACGGATTTTAAACTTTCTTTGATTTTTTGTGCGATTGACATAGTTTTTAGGTTGTAAAGTTGGCAAATGATTTTATGCTATCGCTAGTCTTTTTAGATTGACTGCGATTTTCATTAAAGTTAAAAGAATTTTCTTCTTTTGTCGTTTGTTTTTGATTTGATTGATTTCCTCCTTTACCATTACTATTAGAATCATTATTAGGTGGCTCAGGGAACAATTCATTGACTAACGCCAGCCGTTCCTCAAATTGTTTGCGACGAATATCATCATCGATGTTGGACTTTCGATCGTTCTTAAGAGCCGCCCGAATCTTAGGCCATCTGGCGACAGACCATTCCATTTCCTGAATTTCGCACCGAGCGACCCGAATTTTTTGTTTGATTGGCACATAATCCTCATCCCCCCGGCTGTAAGCGGGATTGATGACGACTGCTTTACCGGTAGAAAGTTTTAAAAATTGTGCCGGCTCAAACAATGGCCGTTTTTGTCGATTATCTGAGGTTGAACGAGATCCCCCGTCTCCGTGTTTACCAGTATTCTTCGAGCGAGATTTTGAGTCATACTTAACCTCAACATCACCAAGGAATTCAGAGAAATACTTAGCAGATTCAGGATCTTGAGGATTAAATAAGAACTTACAGGCCGTACCCCCAAATATAATCCTCGCCAACTCCTTACCATAGATACGCTCTAATTGACCGAGGTTTTGAGCAGCGATAACACCACAAAAACCATCCTCACGGGCTTCATTGAACCAATTTTGGAGTTGAGGTAAGAATATGGTCGGTAATTCATCCAAAAAGACACACAACGGGTCTTTTCTGGGTTCGATGCGACTAACATTACGAGATACGACCATGTGAAGCGTCGCCGCTAAGAGTGGCCCGACAATATCCCTATTGTTCCTATCTAACCCGAAAATGATAAGAGTCTTACCATCTAAGTCTAAAGGTAATGTAGACTTCCCGCAGAACGCGCCAATATAATCTCTTTTAATAAACTTTTGGAAGGTTCTTTGTGCTGTTCCAACGATCGATGACTCAGTCTCCGATGAACCGCTAACGCTCATTATTTGGTCTAGGGGACGCATAGTCCAGATGGGGAACTTATTTTGTTGTTGAGCGTGTAGCAATCTCAAACCGAGTTTCGGTAATGACAATATAGCTGAAGAAGTCATTAAGTCAGCGTATTGCTTCCCTCGCATTTGTGCGATCGCTTTAGTTAATAAGAAGACTCCCTCAACTAAAGTAGCGCCCGCATCCTCGAAAAATTTATCACCTTTGCCACCGTTACCGAGATCGCAGTTTTTGGTGATCGTGTGCGCCAACTGTCCTGCGGCTACAGCATCCTCAGCATCCTTTAAGAAGCTTAAAATATTACAGGAGTCAGACTCTTCAAACCCTGGAGCAAATACTCTTATCTTATACCCACGTTTGAGGGCGTAAGCCACAGCCCGACTGGTTTGTGCAGGGTACTTAAAATCGTAGATAATCGTCGGGAATCCCTGGTCTAGTGCGGATCGAATTAAGGGATCGATAACTGAAAAAGTCTTACCGCTTCCTGCGCCTCCTAAAACGGACACCCCTCTTTGAACATCAGGAACATAAAAAGGTTTAGGGGACGGTTTTCTTTTGCAGAATACAAAGCGCTTATCGATAGTCCATTGGTATTGTAATTTCTGGAGAACCTCATCAGGCATTCCCAGATATAAAGCAGCCGAGTTCCGCTTAGGATTTTCTAACTGTTTTCTGGCACGTTGGGCGGCTTTACGCTTCTCACCACCACCACCCCAGTATGAGGTCGCTAACTTGGCTTTTTTGTTACCTCCATTATCGATCAACGAAAGTAACCCGAATGCTGCAACCGACCCTAGGAGTGCTAACCCAGATGGGGTATTAATAAAGTTGGTAATGGATGAGGTGGGTATATTAGGAGTGTTTGTTTGAGCAGTGTAATATGACATATTTAGAATCCGACAAAAATGGAATCGCCTGTTTTATGAGTATCTATAAGTGCTGGCCCCATAAAATAAGGAGTGCAACCACAGAGATTACACATCCTCAAAAAGGCTGTAAATTGAGCCGTATCGGTTAACTCATCCGTGTTCAAGACAACAACTTTAAAAACACTTCCATAAGGATGTCGTCCAGTCGGTTCAACGCCACCGTTAACCGGCTTTAAACAACCGCTTCCTCCATCTACATTTTGATATCGTCCGTCGATCCATTGTTTTCCGTTAAACTGATAATTACCCACCACTTCAATGTGGGCACAATTTTTTGAGCAGGAAACTCCAAACCCGACATTATAGCCGCCTGACATACTGCGAGTGGCCGGACGTTCTACGGTAGTTAACACTAAATCTAGAATGGCAAACCCTGGCGCGGAAAAATTAGCCATCTTGATCCCACTCATTA from Gloeothece citriformis PCC 7424 harbors:
- a CDS encoding type IV secretory system conjugative DNA transfer family protein, coding for MSYYTAQTNTPNIPTSSITNFINTPSGLALLGSVAAFGLLSLIDNGGNKKAKLATSYWGGGGEKRKAAQRARKQLENPKRNSAALYLGMPDEVLQKLQYQWTIDKRFVFCKRKPSPKPFYVPDVQRGVSVLGGAGSGKTFSVIDPLIRSALDQGFPTIIYDFKYPAQTSRAVAYALKRGYKIRVFAPGFEESDSCNILSFLKDAEDAVAAGQLAHTITKNCDLGNGGKGDKFFEDAGATLVEGVFLLTKAIAQMRGKQYADLMTSSAILSLPKLGLRLLHAQQQNKFPIWTMRPLDQIMSVSGSSETESSIVGTAQRTFQKFIKRDYIGAFCGKSTLPLDLDGKTLIIFGLDRNNRDIVGPLLAATLHMVVSRNVSRIEPRKDPLCVFLDELPTIFLPQLQNWFNEAREDGFCGVIAAQNLGQLERIYGKELARIIFGGTACKFLFNPQDPESAKYFSEFLGDVEVKYDSKSRSKNTGKHGDGGSRSTSDNRQKRPLFEPAQFLKLSTGKAVVINPAYSRGDEDYVPIKQKIRVARCEIQEMEWSVARWPKIRAALKNDRKSNIDDDIRRKQFEERLALVNELFPEPPNNDSNSNGKGGNQSNQKQTTKEENSFNFNENRSQSKKTSDSIKSFANFTT